The stretch of DNA AAACGGCATGGCCGTCAGTGTACGGTGCAGCCGCTCAGCGGGCGCGTTCCCAGCCCAAGGTCTGCTCCCAAGTGTTGTCGGCGTGGGCCTGGTCAGACACTTGGGCGGTGGCGGGCAGGGCCAACAGGGAAGCGCTGAGTGGCTGCGGCTGTGTCCACGGCACCGGCCCGCACACGAAGCTGCCCGCTTTGCCCAAATAGACCACCTGGCTGCCCTCGTCTAGCCGCCCGGTGCAGGCTTCTAAGTACACCGCATTTAACATCTAGATAAACTTTGCCCCAAGAATCTTGAGCCCAGTCATGAGCGCGGCCCGGAGCTCAGTCACGGCGTTGTCACAACGACGCGGCATCAGAATCCCCTTCAACTTCCGCCACACCTCCTCAATGAGGTTCAGAAAGGGCGCATAGGGTGGAAGATACCGAAGGAACAGCCCCTGCTGTTCCCAAGACGCGCGTTGTTCCCTGAGTTTCGCGCTCCTGTGAAAGGGCGCGTTGTCCAGGACGACGACCGTGAGCTGGTTCGGGTCACAAACCGAGGCCAAGGTATTCAGATATGCGATCACCTGATCCCCGTTGCAGCTGCCTTCCAGTTCGCGAACTTCCAGCACTTCTTCGCAGGCGTGCAGGCTGTAGGTGCCGATGAGGTTGATTCGTCCAGAGGATCCCCACCGAGTGGGGATTTCAAACTGCTGCCCAGAACCTCGCTTAAACCACGTCGCCCCCACCGACAACATCAGAGAAAGTCCGGTCTGGTCGAGATATTTCAGGGTGAGTTTGCTGTCCAGTGCCCCCTTTTTAAGATCTCCAAAGAAGCCTGATGTGGTGCGATAATTTCAGGATCGAGCGTCTGAGCGGGTGAATATCGGGCGCGTTTCCAGCGGTATCCCAGACGTTGCAGGTGATTGGCCAATGCACGAGGTCGAATTCCCACCCCAAACTGCTGTGCGAGAGCCTCGCACAGCAGTGGAGCATTCCAGAAGCGCTGTTCTCGCAGTTGCTTGTGAAGAAACTGCTCCATCTCTGGCGTCACTTTCGAGGGCTGTCCAGGTGGACACTCATCGGCCAATCCGGGAATGCCGCGCTCCTCGAAACGGGTGAAATCATGGTGGATGGCCTGATGGTTCCGGCCAAAATGCGCGGAGAGTTGTGGAATGCTCCAGCCCTGTCGATGCAGCCGAAGGATGCTGGCCCGCAGGCGAACCTTCGGGTGGGTGTGTGGACTGATCTCCAGTTCCCGAAGCAGCTCATCAGCGTCTTCGGAAATGTCAATGCGGCGAGCAGGACGAGCCATGCTTAAGTCTACATGTTAAATGCGCTGTACTTAGCTGCCGACCCGCTTCGGCCAGTACCCCTTCCATATGATGCTCGGCCTGAACGCGCAGATCCCCTGCCTGCGACGAGGGAAGGGCGTACAGCGCGGTACACACGCTGCCCAGTAAGTCGCTGACCCCTTCCGGCCAAGGCGGGAGCCGCTGCATAGAGTTGGCGCTCAGAATCAGGCCGCCGCCCGCGTCGTCTTCCAGCAAAAAGACTTGCTGTACATGCCGTGCCTGAGTGTCGCCTGATGAGGAATCGGCCATAGGTGCAGCTTAGGCCAGCTGGATGATCGGCCCGTGATCGGCGGCGTCATCACAGTTCAACGGTTCAACTTTCCAACGGCCTGGCTGAGGCGAACCTTGATCGGCCCTTGCCCACTCACCACTGCCTACACCCGAATTACTTGGAAGTCAGGGTAAACGTCAGCAGCGGTTCGGAACTTCCACTGGGGCCAGTTTCTACAAAGCTGACCGGAATGGCGAAGCGGGCCGTACCCTGCGTCAGCGCCTTTTTCACGTAGTACACGTAGGTCACGGTGGGGCCAGCGCCGCCTACCACAGGAGGCGAACCAGCAGGCCGGGCAGGGGGCGGCGTGTTGGTTTTGTCGATCAACACCAAATACTGGGCTTCCACTTCTACAGCCCGCCAGCTATAGCCCGTACCCGCCTGGGTGGGCAAATGAAAGCGCAGCACGTCGCCTGCCTGCACGGTCAGGGTGGGAGCGGTTTGGTTGGCTGTGATATCCAGGGTACGCGTCATGGTGGCCTTTGCAGGGGCGCGGGCGGGCTGTGCAGCGGCCAGCAACAGGGGAGAGGTCAGGGCGAAAATAGAGAGCGCGGCCAGCAAAGGTTTCACACACTTATCCTGCCCCAAATTGCGCCGCTGCGGGGGCCAATACAGCGCAGTACCCCCAATACAACAGAGCACCCCCACAAGATGAGGGGGTGCTGCATGAGAGGGAGTCCTTGTGGTGCCGAGAACGGGACTTGAACCCGTATGGTCAAAGACCGTCCGATTTTAAGTCGGGTGCGTCTACCGATTCCGCCATCCCGGCCCAGAGTGATCCTGGGAAAGACTGGCGCAGTATATCAGCAACACTTGAAATTGTTATTCAAAAAGCCAGCACAAAAAAACCCTGCCGTGAGGGGCAGGGCGAGTGGTGGAGGTGGGCGGAGTCGAACCGCCGTCCAAAGGTTCGTTCAACGTGCGTCTACGTGTGTATCCCGCTGTTTAATTGTCGGGTCTTGGGCCACCAGCGGGCGGGTTTCCCTTAACCGTAGTTCCACTTATTTTCGCCGTCAGCTATGGAACCTTGCCTGGGCTAGCCTTCTTTTGTCTCAGTTCGCGCCTCGCCAAAGGCCGGGCTAGACGGTCACTGCTCACTTATGCAGCGAGTTGGTAGTTCTGGTTGCCAATTAAAGGCTTTGCCGTTTTTTTACGAGGCCCACGGCACCTCGACACGCAGCAGCGCCTTCAGTTCCCCTGTCGAAACCGGGTCACCCCCAGCAGGTGTACTTCGCGTTGGGATTCCGTTTAGAGTCCCTCAGCAACGGCAAGTATAGCACTTTTGCGCTGATTTCAACCTGACCATTTGCATAGGCTGGCACTCATGCAAAAGGCTTAGCCTAAGGCGTGCGTCTCACTGTTCTCACCTCCTTAACGGCCTCTCTGATGGCCCTGAGTGTCACCGCCTGTGCCGCGCCGTCTAATGTGTCTGGCACTCCATCTGGCACGGCGCGTACCGCCTTTTGGCTGCGGCCCCCTGCCACCGCCGCCGAACTGGAGCGCACCCTGAATGCTGCTGGAGCTGCCGGATTTACCGATGTGCTGCTGGAGGGTTTCTTTCATGGGCGCGTGGCGTGGAACAGCACGCAGTTTCCCCGCAAATTGAAGTATGACGCAGTGAAAACGGCGCTGAACGTGCAGGCACGGGGTGGGCCGCGTGTGAACGTGTGGCTGGAAACGCTGTACTGGCGGCCCGATGCGTCTTTCGGCATCCCGGTCACACCCCTCTGGAAAGACAGCATGGCGACCCTGAGCGCGGCCGGGCTGCCCAGCCTGAAGTACAGCAAATTGGGCTTTGTCGACCCCGCCGACGCCGATGTGCAGGCCACGCTGACCGCCCTGACCCGTGAAGTGGCGACCCTGTACCCCGGCGCGGGCCTGCATCTGGACTACTTGCGCTACCCACGTGAAACCGACTTTGGCTACCATCCCGCTGCACTGGCCGGATTCGCCGCCCAAACCGGGCTGGACGCCCGCACCCTGAAACGTCAGAACGAGGACGGCACAACTTCTGACGGCTGGCGGCTCTGGACAGACTACCGGGCGGGCCTGATTACCAAGCTGGCCGGAACCCTCAGCAGCACCTACCAGGCGTCGGGCGGGCGTGGCCTGATCAGCGCCGCCGTGTTCTATACGCACGATCCGCTGCAACGCTGGCAGGTCTGGCCGGGGCTGGAAGCCGCCATGCCGATGGTGTACCTGCCCTATCCGGCCCTCACGCGGTTGGCTTTACTGCAATTTCCGCAGCGCCAATTGGTGTGGCCGGGGCTGCAAGTCGGGGCCGGGTCGCCCACGCTGGCCGCGCAATTACAGGCGGTGCGGGCCAGCGGCTACGGCAACGCGGCAGTCTTCGGCTGGACACCGGGAATCAAGTAGAGGAGTCAAGAGAGCCTAGCTGTCTCCCCGCAGTTTTCCTCGCCCCAGTCGTCCCCGCAGCACCCGCCATTGCTTGATGCCGTAAGCCTGTACCGGATGCGTCCAGCGCCCGCCCACTGTGCCCTCAGCGAGTGCGGCCAGCAGGTCGGCGGGCGTATGAACCGGCCTGAACGGAGCCTCTGCCCACGCTTCCCCGATGTCTTGCAGGGTATGGGCGTCGCTGCCCGCGCACATGGGCAGGCCGCGTTCCTGGGCCCACTGCGCCGCCACCCGGTTCCAGTGGGGCCGCGACACACGCGAGTTGAAGACTTCTACGAGGTCTAGAGACTCGGCAATCCGGGCGGTGGCTTCGGGCTTCAGGCGGTAGCGTTTGAGGGGATCGAAGCCGTGCTGAAGCATGACCAGACCGCCCTGAGCGTGAATGGCCTGCACCGTGTCTTCGGGCGAGAGCCGGGGCGGAATGCGCTCGCTCAGAAACAGGCCGATCAGTTCCCCCTCGGCAGTCGTAATTTCTTCTCCGGGGATGATATTCAGGCGGTCAGACAGGCCCATGTCGGCCACGATAGCTGCCAACTGTGGGCCGCCGCGCTGCTGGTCGTGGTCGGTGACGGCAAGGGTGCGCGTGTTGCTGCTCATCATCCACGCCGGAATATCGCGCAGGCGGGTATGGCAGTCGTGGCTGACTTCGGTGTGCATGTGCAGGTCTATTTTCATCTGTCGTCTCATGTGCAGGCTTCAGGGCTGACGCTGAGGCCGCAGCATTTGCAAGGCTCCCGGCCACGCTTCTATCCTGACCCTGCCACCGGGGTCTGCCTGCCGCGTCTCGCCGTCCACATGAAAGATCTGGCCCACATAACTGATCTCGGTCACGCGCGCATCGTGGCTTTGCACACTGGGGCGGTCTTCGAAGGTGTCGGTCAGCAGGGAGGTCAGGTAGGCCAACATGCTTTCGCGGTCAGAGTGGGCCACCCGGATCACGTCCAGCGTGCCCTCGGTGGGGTCGGCGTGCGTAGAAAAACGCAGCGTGGGGCCAGTGGCGCTGGTGTTCATAACTTCCAGAATGGTGTAGGCGTCGTCGGGAAAGGCCCGCCCGTCCAGGGTCAGCGACACGGTGGGCGGCGCGAAGCCCGGCATGGCCCGGATCATGGCCTGCACCGCCCGCAGCACGCTTTTGCCGTCGTCGGGGCCATACTCGGCCATCACGTCGGCAAACAGGCCGCAGCCACACGCTTCTAAAAACAGGTCATGGCCCCAGGGCCCGCGCACCCGCCCTACATCAAAGGGCACGGCCTGTGCGCCTGCATAAGCCCGGATCACCTCTAACGGGTCGCCCAACACACCCAGCGTGCGGGCCACATTGTTGGCCGTGCCCATCGGTATTACACCCACCTTCAGCGCCGCCCGCTCTTCTTCAGGGCAGGCCAGCAGATGTAGGGCCACCGCCCGCAAGGTGCCGTCTCCGCCCGCCACGAAAATGGTGCCACGTGCCCCCTGCAAGGCGTGGGCAATGTCGTCGGCGCTGGCCGTAGCGCGGTAAATCGGGCGGTAGCCGATAGCCGCCAACTCTTCGACCAGATGATCGGGGCTGGCCCGTTCGCTGCTGCCTGCCCGCGTGTTGTAGATCAGGGTGGCTTCGGTGGACTGGGACTGTGCCTGAGATGGGGCCCTCGCCTGGGCCTGTGCTTGGTGGGGCTGTGCAGGGACGCCTACGGTGTGTGGAACGGGGTGCAGCGTCATACTGCGAGTGTATAGGCTCAGACCGGACGTGGGGACACTTATCATTTCTCTACTCTCCGGTTTGGGTCAGCGCGTACTCCACCAACAGCGGCAAATGGTCGCTGCCTGCGTCGGGTAAGACCTGCACCCGCACAGGCTGTAGCCCGCGTGCCAGCGCGTGATCTATTCGTAAGTAGAGGCTGGGGAACGTCCACCCCGGCCCCCGTCCGGCCTGATCGTGGGCGTCGGGGCCATAAGCGCGGATCAGGCGGCGGTAGAGGCGGCCACGCGGCGGGGTGTTCAGGTCGCCTGCCAGCAGCAATGGCCCGGATTCTGCGGCGGCGATCTGCTCCAGCAGTCCCACCTGTTGGTTCCGCACATCGCGGGTGCGGCCCACACTGTCCCAGTCGCCCGCCAATGCGCGGGACAGCAGCACCGTATTCAGATGGACATTGACCACGCGCAGGCGTTGGCCCCGCCAACCGAGGGTGGTCTGCAAATACTGGCGGTTGCTGCCCGGAGCCGCGAACACCTGCGTTTTCAGCACGGGCAAGCGCGACTGTTTTAATGAGATCAGCGTCATCACTTCGCCTGCCGAATGCAATGCGTAATCGGGCAAACCCGCAACCAGTGCGGCGCGGTAATCAGAATCCATGAAGCGGGTTTCTTGCAGCATCAACACGTCGGCATTCATGGCCCGCAGGTTGGCGGCCATTTTGTCGGGCGCGATTCGAGTGCCCCGCGCTGTGTTGAAGGTCACGACGCGCAGAGCAGCGGCTGAGGTGGCCGGAGCGGGGGCAAACGCACTGTGAAGCAGCCCCGCTCCCCACGCGGCCAGCGCACTTGCCAGCACCGCAGTCGCCCACCCGCGCCGCCGTCCATCCCGCCGAATAAGTGTCCAGCACAGCACCAATGGCGCAGGCAACAGCCAGACCACCGGGGGAAGGTATGCCAGCAACAGTGTCGGCACGCTGGCTTCGGCCCCCCACTCGCCCAAAGCCCAGGCGAGGGCCACCACTGCCAGATAGAACCAAGCCAACCGGGAACGCCACATCTGCCACATATAGACCTCGCAGCCTGACCCATGGGGCGGCAGGCTGCGACAGTCTAAAGATGGAGGGTGGTGGGTGGATCGGAGATCGTGGTTGGGCTGTTTCTACGATCCACACTCCACGTTCGGTTTATTGCCATTCCGCCGCCCGTTCCCGCGTCTCCTCGCGCACGGCCAATTCCTCGCGCTGCACCCGGTTGATCGCGTCTGCGAGGGCTTCGCGCAACTCGTTCAGACCCCGGTTATTCAGGGCACTGGTGGGAATAGAGGGGGTTTCTTCGCCCACCGTGTCCAGAATCCGCCCCTGCTCGCGGCGCAGGGTGTCTTCGTCGGTGGCGTCGGCTTTGTTGAGGGCCACGACGGTGGGCATATCGCGGAAGCCGAGGTCTTCCAGAATGCGGTTCACGGCGTCGAAGCGGGTGTCTGCGCCGGGGCTGGCGGCGTCCAGCACATGCAGCAGCACGTCGGCGTCTCCAATTTCTTCCAGCGTAGACCGGAAGGCCCGCGTCAGGTCTTTGGGCAGGTCGCGGATAAAGCCCACCGTGTCGGTCAGCACCACTGGCCCGATGCCCTCGATGAAGCCCTGACGGCTGGTGGGCCGCAGCGTGGCAAAAAGTTTGTTCTCGGCCAGCACGCGGCGCGGTTCGTCGGTGGCGTGCGTGAAGGCGTTCAGCAGCGTCGATTTGCCTGCGTTGGTGTAACCCACGATGGAGACCACCGGGACTTCGTTGCGCGAGCGTTGCTTGCGGCGTTCTTCGCGGCGCATGGCCACGTTTTCCAGTTGTTTCTCCAGGAAGCTCAGGCGGTCGTTGATCCGGCGGCGATCCAACTCCAGCTTGGTTTCGCCGGGGCCGCGTGTGCCGATGGCCCCACCCGCCGCGCTGCCCCCGCCCCCGCCGATGCGCGAGAGTTGTGCGCCCGCACCCAGCAGTCGGGGCTTCATGTAGCGGAGCTGCGCCAGTTCCACTTGCAGGCGCGATTCCACGCCCTGTGCGTGCAGCGCGAAGATATCCAAGATCAGTTGTGTGCGGTCTACGATCTTCAGGCCCGTGGCGGCCTCGATTTCGCGGGCCTGTGCTGGCCCCAGTTCTTGCCCAAAAATCAGCAGTTCGGCGTCCAGATGGTAGGCCCGGCTGGTCAATTCTTCCAGCTTGCCTGCGCCCACCAGCGTGCCGGGTTTCAGGTTGCGCCGGAACACCAGTTCTTTGTGAACCACGTCTGCGCCAGCGGTGCGGGCCAGTTCTGCCAGTTCGGTCAGGCGCTCGTCGGCATCGAATTCACCCTGATCAATCTGTACCAGAATGGCGCGTTCGCGGTCTTTGGTGGCCTGCCGGGTGCGGGCAGCCCGCGCAATTTCTTCTTCCAGCGCCGACACCTGCGCCCCCAGATCAAACTCGTCGATCTGAAAGGACGGCACAGGCGGCAAAATGCGCCAGTCTTCTTCCTCGCCCACCGTGCCGGGCGGGGTCAGGTGCGCGGTGTGAACGAGTCCGGGCTGGCCCTCGCCGTTGGCCGCGCGAACCTCGATGGCGCTCATGGCGTCCAGCCGCTTCAGGAACAGTGTGGAGAGGTCGCCTTTGCTGAGGCCGCCGCCTTTGGGGTGCGCGTGCAGCAGGTGAAATCCGGCCAATCGGTTCTCGCCCATCCGGAGTTCGGGCAGTTCGGCAGCTTTGGCATCGGCCACCGACACGCTGATCACACGGCCCCGGCGGTCAATGAGCACGCTCACTTCACGGCGAATATCGAAGGCCAGTTCGGCCAGATTGCGGGCCAGTTCCGGCGAACCCACGCGCCCCGGCTCGATGCGGCGGCGGTACAGGTTGCTGAGGGACTTGAGTTGTGCAGGACGCAGACCGGAGGTATTCCCTAGGACTTTATCTATGTGGGGTCACTTCCTCTTTAGGGGTGTGGGATGTGGGAAAAGAGTGGAAATGTCGTGCATCAGACGGCTTTCCGGCGCTCTTTTAGAAGGCTGGGAATACAGTACAAACCTTTGGGGAAGAGTGTGGGGTGTAGGACGTGGGAAATGCCCCGCGTGGCGCATTTGACAGCAAGTGCCGTGTTGTACACATCTCATGACTCAAAGCCGCCTGAAGGCCACCGGAACAGCGTTCGCGGGGCGGGGCACAGCACACGTCCGGGCATCGCCTCAGAATATCCGAGGGAGCCGCTGGGAAACGTGTGCTTTCACTTCAGGAAGTTGATCATCGTGTGGGTATTTTAGCGGTTGGCCGGGGCGGGGGCATCGGCAAAGTGGCGTAGTCAAAAGAACCGAGTGGGGGAGAGTGCCGCAGTCTTTTACCGCGTCCCACTCGGCTTCCGCCACCTGTTGCCCGCGTTACGCTACCCCATGACCCTCTACGCGGTGTTGACGGTGGTGGTGGCTCTCTGGCTGGGCTCGACAGGCTGGCAGTCGTCCGGCGTGGCGCGGACGCACTGGGTCAGGCTGGCGGCGGGCCTCTCGATTGCGGGCGCGTCCATGCTGATCTTGTCGTATACGGCAGCCTTTGCAGTCGGTGTGGGCACACTGCGCGGCGGGCCGTTGGGCTGGCCGAATGCGGCAACCATCGTGCCCCCTGTGGCTTGGCTGGCGTTCGGGGTGGTAGCGCTCCTGCTGGCCGAGTCGTGGGCCGTCCGCTTTCAGATCATCGGCCTAGGCGTACTGGGCTTTGTGCTGGGGCTGGGGTTAGGTGGCGGATTCATCGGCTTGGGGGGCGGCTGAAGTTTAGTTTCGCTCACTCCCCCTGCAACGTCAGCACCAGCTTTCTGCTTCCGCCCTGATCGCGGTGCTCGCACAGGTAAATTCCCTGCCAGGTGCCGAGGGCCAGCCTTCCCGCCCGCACAGGCAGCGTCAAGGACGGCCCCAGCAAACTGGCTTTGATGTGCGCGGCCATGTCGTCTGGGCCTTCCTGAGTGTGTTCAAACTCGGCCCAGCCATCGGGAACCGCATGATTGAAATACCGCTCGAAGTCGCGCCGCACGTCTGGGCTGGCATTCTCATTCAGAGTCAGGCTGGCCGACGTGTGCTGAATAAAGACATGCAGCAGGCCCGTGCTGACGCTTGCCAGTTCCGGCACGGCGGCCACCACCTCCCGCGTGATCAGGTGAAAGCCCCGGCGCAGCGGCCTTAGCGTCAGTTCGTGTTGTGCCCACATTGGCTTAGGGTACGGCGTTGGAGGTCTTCTCACGCGCCCGCTTTAGCCTGAATCCGATGCGCCGCCTCTCTGTCTCATCCTTTCTCATGCCCGCCGTGTTGACTGCGCTCATGAGTGCCGCCCCTGCAGGAGCCGTGTCCAGCCTGAGTTTGCCCATTACTGTGCCCCTGGCAGGCGTACAGGGCGCGGCCAATGCGCGGGTTCCTGCCGAGTTTGCGCGGGTGCAGCAGACCCAGAGTTTCCTGAACGGCCTGCTCAGCGTGGAGTTGGCGGGCACGGTTGAGCGGGCCGGACATGTCAGCGTCAAGCCCGCGCCGGAAGGAGATGCACTGATCATCAGCGTGCCGATTCGTGCCGAGTTCCGGGCCACCCCATCGGGCATCGGTTCCTTTCTGGCCCGCGATTTTGGCGGCGCGGCCACCGTCAGCCTGCGGGTGTCGCCCTTTGTGACGCCCGATTGGGAGGCGGGCGCAAAGATTTCGGGCGACTATGCCTGGACAGACCCGTTGAGCGTGGAACTGATGCAGGGCGTGAGGGTGAGCGTGCAAAGCCTGGTGGACGGGCAGGTGCGTGCCCAACTGGATAGGGTGGCGGCGGATGTCGCCAAAGCAGTACGCGAGGGCACGAATCTCCGCACGCGGGCCGGAACCCTGTGGGCGCGGGCGCAGCAACCGTGGACGTTGCCGACCTCTGACCCCGCCTATGCCCGTGTCACGCCGCGCCGCCTCAGCGTGTCGCCCTTCCGTTTCACCCCCGACGCCCTGAAACTGACGGTGGGGGCGGCCTTCGACCTGACCGCCGGGCTGGGCCGTGCGCCTGCTGTGGCTGCTGCGCCGTTGCCTGCGCTGACGGTGGCCGCGCCGCCCACGTCCGGCGTGCAACTGAGCGTGCCCGTGCGTCTGCCCTACGCCGAGTTGTCGCAGGCCGCCACCCGCGCCGCCGCCGCGCAAGTGTTCCCGTTACCCGTGCCCCTCAGTCCCAAACTGCGGATCAACCGCGTGACTGTGCAAGCTAAAGGCTCCAAGTTGCTCGTTACCGCCGAACTCACCATCACCGCGCTGGGCCTGAACGTGAACGCCACCGCCGATATTTCGGGTACACCTGTACTGGACAAGACGGGGCGAATCGTGACCCTCAGCGGCGTGACCGTGCAGACCCGCCGCAACGGAGTCACAGGCCGCGTGCTGGGCTGGCTGGCCGACAGCCGCGCCGAGGCGTATCTGACCCGCGCCGCCCGTTTCGATCTTGGCCCCCGGTTGGATCAGGCGCGTGCCGAGGCTCAGGCCCGCCTGCCCTATGCACCCACGCTGGGAATCCGCCTCAGTGGCACCGTTGGCCCGCTGAAGCTGACCGCGTTGACGGTTGCGCCCGACGCCCTGACCGTGACGGCGGCGGCATCGGGGGAACTGACGGCGGGCGTGGATGCGGGGGCGATCAGGTAAGGCGGGGATGTAGGGTGCGGGTTGTAGGCAGCAGGAAAAGTACAACCCACGTCCTACACCCTATTTCACCCCAGTCAGATTCCGCAGCGGCAAATACTGCGGCGTCCAGATGCGCGAGCGGATCAGGCTTTCCAGTTCGGCGTCGGTCAGGTTGCGAATCCGGCGTTCGGCACACACGCCGTCCGTGATGGTCTGGCGGGCCACACGCACCGCCACTTTCACGCTCACTTCCCGGATATGGCTGATGGGTGGATAGACGCGGTTTCCGTGTGGAATGGTTTCGTCAGCCAGCGTTTGCGCCGCTTCCATGACCATGCCGTCCGTAATCTCGCGGGCGCGGCTGATGATTGCGCCGAAGCCCAGGCCGGGGAAAATAAAGGCGTTGTTGCCCTGCCCCACCGGATAAATCTGGTCGCCGTAGTGAATATCGGCAAAGGGGCTGCCCGTCGCCACAATCGCCGCGCCGTTTGTCCAGCGGATCACGTCACCGGGTTGGGCTTCCACGTTGCTGGTGGGGTTGCTGAGCGGGAAGATGATGGGCCGGGGCGTATGCTCCAGCATGGCCTCGATGGTGGGCTGGCGAAATAGGCCCGGCACTCCGGTCAGGCCCAGCAGCGCGGTGGCGCGGGCATTGACCACCGTTTCATGCAGAGTCGGATACTCGCCCTCTATTTTCCAGCCCAGCAGGTCGGCGGAGTGGCGGGCAAAGCTGAGTTGGTGGTCTTCCAGCCCCGGTTGCCCGTGCATCAGCAGGCCGTGACGGTCTACGACATACACATGCGCGTTGGCATCGGCAAAGCTCAGGCCAGAGCGCATCAGCCCGCTGCGAATGGCACTCGCCACGCCAATCCCGCCCGCGCCCGCGCCCACCACCACAAAGCGCTGATCTTGCAGCCGCTCTCCCTTCAGGCGGGCCGCGCTCATCAGTCCGGCCAGGGCCATCGCGCCCGTGCCCTGAATATCGTCGTTAAAGCTGGGCACCACGCGGCGGTAGCGTTCCAGCACCCGGAAGGCCGTGCCACGCGCAAAATCTTCCCACTGAATGATGGCTTTGGGGTAGCGGGCCGAGACCGCCTCTACAAAACGGTCTAGAAACTCGTCGTAGGCTGGCCCGGTCAGGCGGGTATGGTGCACGCCCAGATACAGCGGATCGTCGATCAAATCCTGGCGGTCTGTGCCCACATCCAGCTCTACGGGCAGCGTCTTGTCTGGCCCCACGCCGCCCGCCGCCGTGTACAGGCTCAGCTTGCCAATAGAAATCGCCATGCCGCCAAAGCCCTG from Deinococcus sp. QL22 encodes:
- a CDS encoding NAD-dependent malic enzyme — translated: MPEPLPVSRYYDVKRDEQGQRYLDVRVTGLALLQNPLLNKTTAFTRQERRELGIEGLIPPHTSTLQEQKDRTYLRYLQQTTDLGKHEYLRALQDRNEVLFYAMLEDHLEEMLPILYTPTVGEAVRVFSHIYRYPRGFAVSTEDIDRADELLENVPLNDVRMIVATDSSAILGIGDQGFGGMAISIGKLSLYTAAGGVGPDKTLPVELDVGTDRQDLIDDPLYLGVHHTRLTGPAYDEFLDRFVEAVSARYPKAIIQWEDFARGTAFRVLERYRRVVPSFNDDIQGTGAMALAGLMSAARLKGERLQDQRFVVVGAGAGGIGVASAIRSGLMRSGLSFADANAHVYVVDRHGLLMHGQPGLEDHQLSFARHSADLLGWKIEGEYPTLHETVVNARATALLGLTGVPGLFRQPTIEAMLEHTPRPIIFPLSNPTSNVEAQPGDVIRWTNGAAIVATGSPFADIHYGDQIYPVGQGNNAFIFPGLGFGAIISRAREITDGMVMEAAQTLADETIPHGNRVYPPISHIREVSVKVAVRVARQTITDGVCAERRIRNLTDAELESLIRSRIWTPQYLPLRNLTGVK